A genomic window from Sorex araneus isolate mSorAra2 chromosome 2, mSorAra2.pri, whole genome shotgun sequence includes:
- the RECQL4 gene encoding ATP-dependent DNA helicase Q4 isoform X4 codes for MEKILDVREQLLSWERAFLQLHGRRPGQEDVDAAPEETRALYREYRSLKKTSRHAGGVGPHDPQQPLQAPTEQVSEPSSWGSHLNRAATQRLHRTPGSRSHGLPLDYGKRLKANFQAALQARPAVGHQSLSPPGTSSKLPSPEPPHTEAAGVLRGPLQSSRPQPKPVRPQQLRASLSLRLGSLDPDWLQRCDRESQIDPGTVTSQPSISAPHTGPEMPTLTVEAPALQTVTSQSCTSEDKKRRQSRNPTGAQEDQGAVGFPTHSAGPALVDEASPGVPTHALALPAHTVPRPTRHNRGNYVRLNLKHKHYMRGPALRGRFLRRQVWKQKWQKKEGLDRVRRRPMSQDSCFKCGQLGHWGSECPQHEATSASREGGEAKSQTLAVMETVAPHIGPVSCPGEPGGREKGASSSQLELPPTLLPEDVETSNLQCPGSPQRHLPEAPCPSPMLPLYQPAPSGEMPETPAEVFQALHHLGHQAFRPGQEQAIMRILCGMSTLLVLPTGAGKSLCYQLPALLYFQRSPCLTLVVSPLLSLMDDQVSGLPPGLKAACIHSGMTRKQRESVLKKAQAAQLHVLMLSPEALVGGLACLTQLPAVAFACLDEVHCLSQWSHNFRPCYLRVCKVLREQVGVHTFLGLTATATRSTTLDVAQHLGVAGGLAQGPTAIPSNLQLSVSMDRDPDQALVTLLQSDRFRALDSVIVYCNRREDTERVAALLRTCLHGARRPGGQAPETIAEAYHAGMSSRERRRVQQAFMGGQLLVVVATVAFGMGLDRPDVRAVLHLGLPSSLESYVQAVGRAGRDGQPAQCHLFLQPQGEDLRELRRHVHAQATDFLAVKRLVQSIFPPCRCLQQITPGPGSLQKVEQAGKSHAARCPGHLRALPVQPMVQALDMPEEAIETLLSYLELHPQHWLELQASTYSHCHLHFPGGPAQLQALARRCLALAACVARQTPKSTPGGGVSLDFDVVALADSMGWELRLVRRELQQLQWDPELGTGASQGTGVLVEFRQLAFCLRSRGDLSPEETDDICSFLCGRVQAREQEALSRLRRTFQTFHSVAFPSCGPCMEQPDQERSSRLKALLSCYFEEEVPGVSEEEQGPEPGQVLLGDWEDQVCRDIRHLLSSWPEQQFSGRAVARILHGIGSPCYPAQVYGQDRRFWRKYLHLNFHVLMQLATKEVLAWGR; via the exons ATGGAGAAAATCCTGGATGTGCGGGAGCAGCTGCTGAGCTGGGAGCGCGCGTTCCTGCAGCTACACGGACGGCGGCCGGGCCAG GAAGACGTGGACGCGGCGCCCGAGGAGACCCGAG CGCTCTACCGAGAATACCGCTCCCTGAAGAAGACCTCGCGCCATGCCGGCGGCGTCGGACCCCACGACCCCCAGCAGCCGCTTCAGGCCCCGACAGAG CAGGTGTCTGAGCCCAGCTCTTGGGGGTCCCACCTGAATAGGGCTGCAACCCAGAGGCTCCATCGCACTCCAGGATCCAGATCTCATGGGTTACCACTGGACTATGGGAAAAGGCTTAAGGCCAATTTCCAGGCAGCCCTTCAG GCAAGGCCAGCCGTGGGCCACCAGTCCCTGTCTCCACCAGGAACCTCATCCAAGTTGCCCTCCCCAGAACCACCACACACAGAGGCTGCTGGTGTCCTCCGGGGACCCCTGCAGTCATCCAGACCCCAGCCGAAGCCAGTTCGGCCACAGCAGCTGCGGGCGTCCCTGAGCCTGAGGCTGGGCTCCCTGGACCCTGACTGGCTGCAGCGGTGTGACAGGGAATCCCAGATTGACCCAGGCACCGTGACATCCCAGCCTTCAATCTCAGCTCCCCACACTGGCCCTGAAATGCCTACACTGACAGTGGAGGCTCCAGCCTTGCAGACAGTGACCTCTCAATCCTGCACAAGtgaagacaagaagaggagacAAAGCAGGAACCCTACAGGCGCTCAGGAAGACCAGGGCGCGGTGGGGTTCCCAACTCACTCTGCTGGGCCTGCACTGGTAGATGAAGCCAGCCCTGGGGTGCCCACACATGCCCTAGCCCTTCCTGCACACACAGTTCCCAG GCCCACAAGGCACAATCGGGGCAATTACGTGCGGCTAAACTTGAAACATAAGCACTACATGCGGGGCCCAGCCCTGCGTGGCAGATTCCTCCGCCGGCAG GTGTGGAAGCAGAAGTGGCAAAAGAAAGAGGGTCTTGACAGGGTTCGGCGCAGGCCCATGAGCCAGGACTCCTGCTTTAAGTGTGGACAGCTTGGCCACTGGGGATCTGAGTGTCCCCAGCACG AAGCAACCTCGGCCTCCCGAGAGGGTGGCGAGGCCAAGTCGCAGACACTGGCCGTGATGGAGACGGTCGCCCCTCACATAGGCCCTGTCTCCTGCCCTGGTGAGccaggtgggagggagaagggagcgaGCAGCTCCCAACTGGAGCTTCCACCCACTCTCCTACCTGAAGATGTAGAAACCAGCAACCTTCAGTGTCCAGGGTCCCCACAGAGGCACCTCCCTGAAGCACCCTGCCCATCTCCCATGCTACCACTCTACCAGCCAGCACCCTCGGGGGAGATGCCAG AGACACCAGCTGAGGTCTTCCAGGCTCTACACCATCTGGGACACCAGGCTTTCCGCCCAGGGCAGGAGCAAGCCATCATGCGAATTCTGTGTG gcaTGTCCACACTGCTGGTGCTGCCCACGGGTGCCGGCAAGTCCCTATGCTACCAGCTTCCTGCACTGCTGTACTTTCAACGCAGCCCCTGCCTCACACTGGTTGTCTCGCCCCTCCTTTCGCTCATGGATGACCAG GTATCTGGCCTGCCCCCAGGCCTGAAGGCTGCCTGCATCCACTCCGGCATGACCAGGAAACAGCGGGAGTCTGTACTGAAGAAG GCCCAGGCAGCCCAGCTGCATGTGCTGATGCTGTCACCCGAGGCACTGGTtgggggcctggcctgcctcACCCAGCTGCCTGCGGTGGCGTTTGCCTGCCTGGACGAAGTCCATTGCCTCTCGCAGTGGTCCCACAATTTCCGGCCCTGCTACTTGCGTGTCTGCAAG gTGCTTCGGGAGCAGGTGGGCGTGCACACCTTCCTGGGTCTCACGGCCACAGCCACACGCAGCACCACCCTTGATGTGGCCCAACACCTGGGTGTAGCCGGTGGCCTGGCCCAGGGGCCCACCGCCATCCCCAGCAACCTGCAGCTGTCCGTGTCCATGGACAGAGACCCAGATCAG GCCCTGGTGACACTGCTACAAAGTGACCGTTTCCGTGCCCTGGACTCTGTCATTGTCTACTGCAACAGGCGTGAGGACACAGAGCGGGTAGCTGCACTGCTCCGCACCTGTCTGCATGGGGCCCGGAGGCCTGGAG GCCAAGCCCCAGAGACCATAGCAGAAGCCTACCACGCAGGCATGAGCAGTCGTGAGCGGCGGCGGGTACAACAGGCCTTCATGGGGGGCCAACTGCTGGTGGTGGTGGCCACAGTGGCCTTCGGGATGGGCCTGGACCGGCCGGACGTGCGGGCTGTCCTGCACCTGGGACTGCCCTCAAGCTTGGAGAGCTATGTGCAGGCTGTGGGCCGAGCTGGGCGCGACGGGCAGCCAGCCCAGTGTCACCTGTTCCTGCAGCctcag GGCGAGGACCTACGGGAGCTTCGCAGGCACGTGCATGCCCAGGCCACCGACTTCCTGGCAGTGAAAAGATTGGTGCAGAGCATCTTCCCACCCTGCCGCTGCCTCCAGCAAATCACACCAGGGCCTGGGTCCCTGCAGAAGGTGGAGCAAGCCGGCAAGTCACATGCAGCTCGGTGCCCAGGCCACCTGCGGGCCCTCCCGGTGCAGCCGATGGTGCAGGCCCTGGACATGCCTGAGGAGG ccatcGAGACCCTGCTCAGCTACCTTGAGCTGCACCCCCAGCACTGGCTGGAGCTGCAGGCGTCCACCTACTCCCACTGCCACCTGCACTTTCCCGGGGGCCCCGCCCAGCTGCAGGCCCTGGCTCGCAG GTGCCTGGCCTTAGCCGCCTGTGTGGCCCGGCAGACGCCCAAGAGCACACCTGGGGGTGGTGTGTCTTTGGACTTTGACGTGGTGGCGCTAGCAGACTCCATGGGCTGGGAGCTACGCCTGGTGCGGCGGGAGCTTCAGCAGCTGCAGTGGGACCCTGAGCTGGGGAcag GGGCGTCCCAGGGCACTGGGGTGCTGGTGGAGTTCAGGCAGCTGGCCTTCTGCCTGCGTAGTCGGGGGGACCTGAGCCCTGAGGAGACAGACGACATCTGCAGCTTCCTGTGTGGCCGCGTGCAGGCACGGGAGCAGGAGGCTTTATCTCGACTGCGTCGCACCTTCCAGACCTTCCACAG CGTGGCCTTTCCCAGCTGTGGGCCGTGCATGGAGCAGCCCGACCAGGAACGCAGCAGCAGACTCAAGGCCCTGCTCAGCTGCTACTTCGAGGAAGAGGTGCCGGGGGTTTCAGAAGAGGagcagggcccagagccaggGCAGGTTCTG CTTGGAGATTGGGAGGACCAGGTCTGCCGGGACATCCGCCACCTCCTGTCCTCATGGCCGGAGCAGCAGTTCTCTGGCAGGGCAGTGGCCCGAATCTTGCATGGCATTG GAAGCCCTTGCTACCCAGCCCAGGTGTACGGACAGGACCGGCGCTTCTGGAGAAAATACCTACACCTCAACTTCCACGTCCTGATGCAGCTGGCTACCAAGGAAGTGCTGGCATGGGGCCGCTGA
- the RECQL4 gene encoding ATP-dependent DNA helicase Q4 isoform X1 — protein MEKILDVREQLLSWERAFLQLHGRRPGQEDVDAAPEETRALYREYRSLKKTSRHAGGVGPHDPQQPLQAPTEQVSEPSSWGSHLNRAATQRLHRTPGSRSHGLPLDYGKRLKANFQAALQARPAVGHQSLSPPGTSSKLPSPEPPHTEAAGVLRGPLQSSRPQPKPVRPQQLRASLSLRLGSLDPDWLQRCDRESQIDPGTVTSQPSISAPHTGPEMPTLTVEAPALQTVTSQSCTSEDKKRRQSRNPTGAQEDQGAVGFPTHSAGPALVDEASPGVPTHALALPAHTVPRPTRHNRGNYVRLNLKHKHYMRGPALRGRFLRRQVWKQKWQKKEGLDRVRRRPMSQDSCFKCGQLGHWGSECPQHEATSASREGGEAKSQTLAVMETVAPHIGPVSCPGEPGGREKGASSSQLELPPTLLPEDVETSNLQCPGSPQRHLPEAPCPSPMLPLYQPAPSGEMPGEPTPQPGACTGVAGSHADYYVSTETPAEVFQALHHLGHQAFRPGQEQAIMRILCGMSTLLVLPTGAGKSLCYQLPALLYFQRSPCLTLVVSPLLSLMDDQVSGLPPGLKAACIHSGMTRKQRESVLKKAQAAQLHVLMLSPEALVGGLACLTQLPAVAFACLDEVHCLSQWSHNFRPCYLRVCKVLREQVGVHTFLGLTATATRSTTLDVAQHLGVAGGLAQGPTAIPSNLQLSVSMDRDPDQALVTLLQSDRFRALDSVIVYCNRREDTERVAALLRTCLHGARRPGGQAPETIAEAYHAGMSSRERRRVQQAFMGGQLLVVVATVAFGMGLDRPDVRAVLHLGLPSSLESYVQAVGRAGRDGQPAQCHLFLQPQGEDLRELRRHVHAQATDFLAVKRLVQSIFPPCRCLQQITPGPGSLQKVEQAGKSHAARCPGHLRALPVQPMVQALDMPEEAIETLLSYLELHPQHWLELQASTYSHCHLHFPGGPAQLQALARRCLALAACVARQTPKSTPGGGVSLDFDVVALADSMGWELRLVRRELQQLQWDPELGTGASQGTGVLVEFRQLAFCLRSRGDLSPEETDDICSFLCGRVQAREQEALSRLRRTFQTFHSVAFPSCGPCMEQPDQERSSRLKALLSCYFEEEVPGVSEEEQGPEPGQVLLGDWEDQVCRDIRHLLSSWPEQQFSGRAVARILHGIGSPCYPAQVYGQDRRFWRKYLHLNFHVLMQLATKEVLAWGR, from the exons ATGGAGAAAATCCTGGATGTGCGGGAGCAGCTGCTGAGCTGGGAGCGCGCGTTCCTGCAGCTACACGGACGGCGGCCGGGCCAG GAAGACGTGGACGCGGCGCCCGAGGAGACCCGAG CGCTCTACCGAGAATACCGCTCCCTGAAGAAGACCTCGCGCCATGCCGGCGGCGTCGGACCCCACGACCCCCAGCAGCCGCTTCAGGCCCCGACAGAG CAGGTGTCTGAGCCCAGCTCTTGGGGGTCCCACCTGAATAGGGCTGCAACCCAGAGGCTCCATCGCACTCCAGGATCCAGATCTCATGGGTTACCACTGGACTATGGGAAAAGGCTTAAGGCCAATTTCCAGGCAGCCCTTCAG GCAAGGCCAGCCGTGGGCCACCAGTCCCTGTCTCCACCAGGAACCTCATCCAAGTTGCCCTCCCCAGAACCACCACACACAGAGGCTGCTGGTGTCCTCCGGGGACCCCTGCAGTCATCCAGACCCCAGCCGAAGCCAGTTCGGCCACAGCAGCTGCGGGCGTCCCTGAGCCTGAGGCTGGGCTCCCTGGACCCTGACTGGCTGCAGCGGTGTGACAGGGAATCCCAGATTGACCCAGGCACCGTGACATCCCAGCCTTCAATCTCAGCTCCCCACACTGGCCCTGAAATGCCTACACTGACAGTGGAGGCTCCAGCCTTGCAGACAGTGACCTCTCAATCCTGCACAAGtgaagacaagaagaggagacAAAGCAGGAACCCTACAGGCGCTCAGGAAGACCAGGGCGCGGTGGGGTTCCCAACTCACTCTGCTGGGCCTGCACTGGTAGATGAAGCCAGCCCTGGGGTGCCCACACATGCCCTAGCCCTTCCTGCACACACAGTTCCCAG GCCCACAAGGCACAATCGGGGCAATTACGTGCGGCTAAACTTGAAACATAAGCACTACATGCGGGGCCCAGCCCTGCGTGGCAGATTCCTCCGCCGGCAG GTGTGGAAGCAGAAGTGGCAAAAGAAAGAGGGTCTTGACAGGGTTCGGCGCAGGCCCATGAGCCAGGACTCCTGCTTTAAGTGTGGACAGCTTGGCCACTGGGGATCTGAGTGTCCCCAGCACG AAGCAACCTCGGCCTCCCGAGAGGGTGGCGAGGCCAAGTCGCAGACACTGGCCGTGATGGAGACGGTCGCCCCTCACATAGGCCCTGTCTCCTGCCCTGGTGAGccaggtgggagggagaagggagcgaGCAGCTCCCAACTGGAGCTTCCACCCACTCTCCTACCTGAAGATGTAGAAACCAGCAACCTTCAGTGTCCAGGGTCCCCACAGAGGCACCTCCCTGAAGCACCCTGCCCATCTCCCATGCTACCACTCTACCAGCCAGCACCCTCGGGGGAGATGCCAGGTGAGCCAACCCCACAGCCAGGAGCCTGCACAGGAGTTGCTGGGAGCCACGCTGATTACTATGTATCCACAGAGACACCAGCTGAGGTCTTCCAGGCTCTACACCATCTGGGACACCAGGCTTTCCGCCCAGGGCAGGAGCAAGCCATCATGCGAATTCTGTGTG gcaTGTCCACACTGCTGGTGCTGCCCACGGGTGCCGGCAAGTCCCTATGCTACCAGCTTCCTGCACTGCTGTACTTTCAACGCAGCCCCTGCCTCACACTGGTTGTCTCGCCCCTCCTTTCGCTCATGGATGACCAG GTATCTGGCCTGCCCCCAGGCCTGAAGGCTGCCTGCATCCACTCCGGCATGACCAGGAAACAGCGGGAGTCTGTACTGAAGAAG GCCCAGGCAGCCCAGCTGCATGTGCTGATGCTGTCACCCGAGGCACTGGTtgggggcctggcctgcctcACCCAGCTGCCTGCGGTGGCGTTTGCCTGCCTGGACGAAGTCCATTGCCTCTCGCAGTGGTCCCACAATTTCCGGCCCTGCTACTTGCGTGTCTGCAAG gTGCTTCGGGAGCAGGTGGGCGTGCACACCTTCCTGGGTCTCACGGCCACAGCCACACGCAGCACCACCCTTGATGTGGCCCAACACCTGGGTGTAGCCGGTGGCCTGGCCCAGGGGCCCACCGCCATCCCCAGCAACCTGCAGCTGTCCGTGTCCATGGACAGAGACCCAGATCAG GCCCTGGTGACACTGCTACAAAGTGACCGTTTCCGTGCCCTGGACTCTGTCATTGTCTACTGCAACAGGCGTGAGGACACAGAGCGGGTAGCTGCACTGCTCCGCACCTGTCTGCATGGGGCCCGGAGGCCTGGAG GCCAAGCCCCAGAGACCATAGCAGAAGCCTACCACGCAGGCATGAGCAGTCGTGAGCGGCGGCGGGTACAACAGGCCTTCATGGGGGGCCAACTGCTGGTGGTGGTGGCCACAGTGGCCTTCGGGATGGGCCTGGACCGGCCGGACGTGCGGGCTGTCCTGCACCTGGGACTGCCCTCAAGCTTGGAGAGCTATGTGCAGGCTGTGGGCCGAGCTGGGCGCGACGGGCAGCCAGCCCAGTGTCACCTGTTCCTGCAGCctcag GGCGAGGACCTACGGGAGCTTCGCAGGCACGTGCATGCCCAGGCCACCGACTTCCTGGCAGTGAAAAGATTGGTGCAGAGCATCTTCCCACCCTGCCGCTGCCTCCAGCAAATCACACCAGGGCCTGGGTCCCTGCAGAAGGTGGAGCAAGCCGGCAAGTCACATGCAGCTCGGTGCCCAGGCCACCTGCGGGCCCTCCCGGTGCAGCCGATGGTGCAGGCCCTGGACATGCCTGAGGAGG ccatcGAGACCCTGCTCAGCTACCTTGAGCTGCACCCCCAGCACTGGCTGGAGCTGCAGGCGTCCACCTACTCCCACTGCCACCTGCACTTTCCCGGGGGCCCCGCCCAGCTGCAGGCCCTGGCTCGCAG GTGCCTGGCCTTAGCCGCCTGTGTGGCCCGGCAGACGCCCAAGAGCACACCTGGGGGTGGTGTGTCTTTGGACTTTGACGTGGTGGCGCTAGCAGACTCCATGGGCTGGGAGCTACGCCTGGTGCGGCGGGAGCTTCAGCAGCTGCAGTGGGACCCTGAGCTGGGGAcag GGGCGTCCCAGGGCACTGGGGTGCTGGTGGAGTTCAGGCAGCTGGCCTTCTGCCTGCGTAGTCGGGGGGACCTGAGCCCTGAGGAGACAGACGACATCTGCAGCTTCCTGTGTGGCCGCGTGCAGGCACGGGAGCAGGAGGCTTTATCTCGACTGCGTCGCACCTTCCAGACCTTCCACAG CGTGGCCTTTCCCAGCTGTGGGCCGTGCATGGAGCAGCCCGACCAGGAACGCAGCAGCAGACTCAAGGCCCTGCTCAGCTGCTACTTCGAGGAAGAGGTGCCGGGGGTTTCAGAAGAGGagcagggcccagagccaggGCAGGTTCTG CTTGGAGATTGGGAGGACCAGGTCTGCCGGGACATCCGCCACCTCCTGTCCTCATGGCCGGAGCAGCAGTTCTCTGGCAGGGCAGTGGCCCGAATCTTGCATGGCATTG GAAGCCCTTGCTACCCAGCCCAGGTGTACGGACAGGACCGGCGCTTCTGGAGAAAATACCTACACCTCAACTTCCACGTCCTGATGCAGCTGGCTACCAAGGAAGTGCTGGCATGGGGCCGCTGA
- the RECQL4 gene encoding ATP-dependent DNA helicase Q4 isoform X5: protein MPTLTVEAPALQTVTSQSCTSEDKKRRQSRNPTGAQEDQGAVGFPTHSAGPALVDEASPGVPTHALALPAHTVPRPTRHNRGNYVRLNLKHKHYMRGPALRGRFLRRQVWKQKWQKKEGLDRVRRRPMSQDSCFKCGQLGHWGSECPQHEATSASREGGEAKSQTLAVMETVAPHIGPVSCPGEPGGREKGASSSQLELPPTLLPEDVETSNLQCPGSPQRHLPEAPCPSPMLPLYQPAPSGEMPGEPTPQPGACTGVAGSHADYYVSTETPAEVFQALHHLGHQAFRPGQEQAIMRILCGMSTLLVLPTGAGKSLCYQLPALLYFQRSPCLTLVVSPLLSLMDDQVSGLPPGLKAACIHSGMTRKQRESVLKKAQAAQLHVLMLSPEALVGGLACLTQLPAVAFACLDEVHCLSQWSHNFRPCYLRVCKVLREQVGVHTFLGLTATATRSTTLDVAQHLGVAGGLAQGPTAIPSNLQLSVSMDRDPDQALVTLLQSDRFRALDSVIVYCNRREDTERVAALLRTCLHGARRPGGQAPETIAEAYHAGMSSRERRRVQQAFMGGQLLVVVATVAFGMGLDRPDVRAVLHLGLPSSLESYVQAVGRAGRDGQPAQCHLFLQPQGEDLRELRRHVHAQATDFLAVKRLVQSIFPPCRCLQQITPGPGSLQKVEQAGKSHAARCPGHLRALPVQPMVQALDMPEEAIETLLSYLELHPQHWLELQASTYSHCHLHFPGGPAQLQALARRCLALAACVARQTPKSTPGGGVSLDFDVVALADSMGWELRLVRRELQQLQWDPELGTGASQGTGVLVEFRQLAFCLRSRGDLSPEETDDICSFLCGRVQAREQEALSRLRRTFQTFHSVAFPSCGPCMEQPDQERSSRLKALLSCYFEEEVPGVSEEEQGPEPGQVLLGDWEDQVCRDIRHLLSSWPEQQFSGRAVARILHGIGSPCYPAQVYGQDRRFWRKYLHLNFHVLMQLATKEVLAWGR from the exons ATGCCTACACTGACAGTGGAGGCTCCAGCCTTGCAGACAGTGACCTCTCAATCCTGCACAAGtgaagacaagaagaggagacAAAGCAGGAACCCTACAGGCGCTCAGGAAGACCAGGGCGCGGTGGGGTTCCCAACTCACTCTGCTGGGCCTGCACTGGTAGATGAAGCCAGCCCTGGGGTGCCCACACATGCCCTAGCCCTTCCTGCACACACAGTTCCCAG GCCCACAAGGCACAATCGGGGCAATTACGTGCGGCTAAACTTGAAACATAAGCACTACATGCGGGGCCCAGCCCTGCGTGGCAGATTCCTCCGCCGGCAG GTGTGGAAGCAGAAGTGGCAAAAGAAAGAGGGTCTTGACAGGGTTCGGCGCAGGCCCATGAGCCAGGACTCCTGCTTTAAGTGTGGACAGCTTGGCCACTGGGGATCTGAGTGTCCCCAGCACG AAGCAACCTCGGCCTCCCGAGAGGGTGGCGAGGCCAAGTCGCAGACACTGGCCGTGATGGAGACGGTCGCCCCTCACATAGGCCCTGTCTCCTGCCCTGGTGAGccaggtgggagggagaagggagcgaGCAGCTCCCAACTGGAGCTTCCACCCACTCTCCTACCTGAAGATGTAGAAACCAGCAACCTTCAGTGTCCAGGGTCCCCACAGAGGCACCTCCCTGAAGCACCCTGCCCATCTCCCATGCTACCACTCTACCAGCCAGCACCCTCGGGGGAGATGCCAGGTGAGCCAACCCCACAGCCAGGAGCCTGCACAGGAGTTGCTGGGAGCCACGCTGATTACTATGTATCCACAGAGACACCAGCTGAGGTCTTCCAGGCTCTACACCATCTGGGACACCAGGCTTTCCGCCCAGGGCAGGAGCAAGCCATCATGCGAATTCTGTGTG gcaTGTCCACACTGCTGGTGCTGCCCACGGGTGCCGGCAAGTCCCTATGCTACCAGCTTCCTGCACTGCTGTACTTTCAACGCAGCCCCTGCCTCACACTGGTTGTCTCGCCCCTCCTTTCGCTCATGGATGACCAG GTATCTGGCCTGCCCCCAGGCCTGAAGGCTGCCTGCATCCACTCCGGCATGACCAGGAAACAGCGGGAGTCTGTACTGAAGAAG GCCCAGGCAGCCCAGCTGCATGTGCTGATGCTGTCACCCGAGGCACTGGTtgggggcctggcctgcctcACCCAGCTGCCTGCGGTGGCGTTTGCCTGCCTGGACGAAGTCCATTGCCTCTCGCAGTGGTCCCACAATTTCCGGCCCTGCTACTTGCGTGTCTGCAAG gTGCTTCGGGAGCAGGTGGGCGTGCACACCTTCCTGGGTCTCACGGCCACAGCCACACGCAGCACCACCCTTGATGTGGCCCAACACCTGGGTGTAGCCGGTGGCCTGGCCCAGGGGCCCACCGCCATCCCCAGCAACCTGCAGCTGTCCGTGTCCATGGACAGAGACCCAGATCAG GCCCTGGTGACACTGCTACAAAGTGACCGTTTCCGTGCCCTGGACTCTGTCATTGTCTACTGCAACAGGCGTGAGGACACAGAGCGGGTAGCTGCACTGCTCCGCACCTGTCTGCATGGGGCCCGGAGGCCTGGAG GCCAAGCCCCAGAGACCATAGCAGAAGCCTACCACGCAGGCATGAGCAGTCGTGAGCGGCGGCGGGTACAACAGGCCTTCATGGGGGGCCAACTGCTGGTGGTGGTGGCCACAGTGGCCTTCGGGATGGGCCTGGACCGGCCGGACGTGCGGGCTGTCCTGCACCTGGGACTGCCCTCAAGCTTGGAGAGCTATGTGCAGGCTGTGGGCCGAGCTGGGCGCGACGGGCAGCCAGCCCAGTGTCACCTGTTCCTGCAGCctcag GGCGAGGACCTACGGGAGCTTCGCAGGCACGTGCATGCCCAGGCCACCGACTTCCTGGCAGTGAAAAGATTGGTGCAGAGCATCTTCCCACCCTGCCGCTGCCTCCAGCAAATCACACCAGGGCCTGGGTCCCTGCAGAAGGTGGAGCAAGCCGGCAAGTCACATGCAGCTCGGTGCCCAGGCCACCTGCGGGCCCTCCCGGTGCAGCCGATGGTGCAGGCCCTGGACATGCCTGAGGAGG ccatcGAGACCCTGCTCAGCTACCTTGAGCTGCACCCCCAGCACTGGCTGGAGCTGCAGGCGTCCACCTACTCCCACTGCCACCTGCACTTTCCCGGGGGCCCCGCCCAGCTGCAGGCCCTGGCTCGCAG GTGCCTGGCCTTAGCCGCCTGTGTGGCCCGGCAGACGCCCAAGAGCACACCTGGGGGTGGTGTGTCTTTGGACTTTGACGTGGTGGCGCTAGCAGACTCCATGGGCTGGGAGCTACGCCTGGTGCGGCGGGAGCTTCAGCAGCTGCAGTGGGACCCTGAGCTGGGGAcag GGGCGTCCCAGGGCACTGGGGTGCTGGTGGAGTTCAGGCAGCTGGCCTTCTGCCTGCGTAGTCGGGGGGACCTGAGCCCTGAGGAGACAGACGACATCTGCAGCTTCCTGTGTGGCCGCGTGCAGGCACGGGAGCAGGAGGCTTTATCTCGACTGCGTCGCACCTTCCAGACCTTCCACAG CGTGGCCTTTCCCAGCTGTGGGCCGTGCATGGAGCAGCCCGACCAGGAACGCAGCAGCAGACTCAAGGCCCTGCTCAGCTGCTACTTCGAGGAAGAGGTGCCGGGGGTTTCAGAAGAGGagcagggcccagagccaggGCAGGTTCTG CTTGGAGATTGGGAGGACCAGGTCTGCCGGGACATCCGCCACCTCCTGTCCTCATGGCCGGAGCAGCAGTTCTCTGGCAGGGCAGTGGCCCGAATCTTGCATGGCATTG GAAGCCCTTGCTACCCAGCCCAGGTGTACGGACAGGACCGGCGCTTCTGGAGAAAATACCTACACCTCAACTTCCACGTCCTGATGCAGCTGGCTACCAAGGAAGTGCTGGCATGGGGCCGCTGA